From the genome of Liolophura sinensis isolate JHLJ2023 chromosome 5, CUHK_Ljap_v2, whole genome shotgun sequence:
gcaTCATAATATAATATCACTCAGTCAATCGAACGGCATAGAGATTTTCTCAAATAGAATAATTTATTAACTACAGATAAATATACAAAAGTGAAGGACAACTAACAATTTGTTCACAGACAAAGAAAAGAGAACACAAAATCTGGTGTTCTATGCCTGAGCGACTTTGCATTAAGGCTTTAACACATGCAGGCAGCACAATGTGAGAACATCATGGGTATAGAAGACTGTGGGTGTAAGGACCCTGGAGACTGGTGTGGGGCTAAATAACCACCTCTAATGAGACAAGTACATGCTGAACAGTTTGTACTGCAATTGCCAGTAAAGTTATTTTTATCGTACTCCTAAACTGTACTGCAATGATgctttttttgagtgtagaaaACGCTATCTACAGATTGTCTAAAAGATAACGATATTGTCACAACAGAACGAAGAGCCGAGTCGTTATACTTTGTCGTCGTTGAAAGCGCCTGCGAAAATGACATCTAACGACTCAATAGATATCCCATGTAATCAGTTAGGATAACGGTTTGTTACAAAGCATAGAATCCAATCATGTATAGAAGGTGTACTGTAAGTACTGTAATAACAATTGTGATAAATGAAATGGTGAAGTTCGCTATAACagtttattatacatatacttgcACATGGAAATATCATAGAGAGGGAGCATACAAGATCCTATACACATTTACGTTACACAACATCTTGGAAGTATTTCGGAACACTGCATAGGAGATATATGACTTGAAATCTTGTGCTGttgagtatatatttattagcaTATATGCGATTCGGCAATAGTGCCAAACTTTATATTCTCGTCTATTAATTGGGAGCTCTAGCAGGCGCATTCAACTAAAGTTTCGCTCTCGTAGCAGCCTAATGACTAgtgaggtcgcaggttcgaatccggTTGTCACTAATTGGACTCCGGCCAATGACGTTAGTGACGTATAGCCTAAACAGAAAAAATGCTGACCTTCCTGAACTCTGGATAGAATCTGGTTTCACTTTATTGTCCAAATTTGCCCACCAGGTCGTTTCTGCTACAGGTGTCAAATACCTGGGCTCCGACTTCCTATCCCTCACTATTAAACAATCTTTATATCATCACTGCTGAACACCGCGCTAATGAATTCCCCCACTACACAAATGTCAAGCGATGTTTTTAGTTATAAAACGGTGCCTTCGTAGGCTTTATTGTCAAAGCTGGTATCTTGTTCTTTCACACCATGGACTCCGTTCGTCTTGGCAGCATTTGGTAGTTCCACTTCTATCTCCTGTTCTACTTTTGGTTGTCCCCAGCCTCGCCTGCATCTATTCGGCAATTTCCGGAAGATACGATCGTACGGTTCAAGGGAGTGAAGCCACAACGGAAGGAAGTCCCAGTTGCGCAGTTTTTTAGGGAGCTTATGTGGAACTTTGTTTTGCAGTATGTTCATAATTACAACAGCTATTAAGAGTATGACACAGGGAATGCCAATTCCTGCCAGCACATACCAGCCGGCCAGACTTAGCGCGAATACAAGCAGAGGCAATAATATGAAAGTCATAAGGACGAAAGCTACAGCGAACCAACGATACGTGGCTGTAGTATCCCCCAGAATCATCGCAAGCTTAATAGGAATTTTTCTCATTGGCGGTACAATATAAAATACCACGATTcctgaaaagttgaaaaacaaatGGCAGAGAGCGACTTGAAAAGAGGGTTTGAAACCATCGGCGTCTGAAGCTAAAGCCGCCAACATACTGGTAAAGGTTGTACCGATTTTAGAGCCGAAGGCCATCGGTAACATTCTCTCAATGGAGACAACCCCTATTCCGGCCAGCGGCGTCAGGGTGGAGATGAAGATTGAACTGCTCTGGAGCAACGTCGTCAAACCGGCGGCAAACACAATCACGGCATATCCTGTCAGGTGGCGGAAACAACCCGGAAAATCTGAGTTGACCACCTTCTTCAGCATTTTGGCGAGCTTTCCTTTGAGCAGAGAATGAAGGAttttaacaatgaaaatgaGACAGCCACAAAGGAGGACGAGGGAGACAATGAGCAGGATGACGCCGGCGATGATGTCACTGAGCGGCGTGTCCGTGAAGAGATGGGTACCTGAGGAAGGACAAACACATCACGTTGTAACATACAGTTGGGGGGAGAGGGTGAATAGGGCTGGGGAAATAAGATGTGAACACACAGCACTGTTATGTAACCCTCATTCATACACAGCAGACTTATATGATGGAGTAACATTTCCGGAATGGTGCTTTTTCTCTGTTCGGCTTATGGCACAAGTCTACATACAACTGCAGCGTTCTTTATTGAAATAAACGATGAGAAATAATACACCATCAAAACCTATTCGTAATTCCTTTTCACTGATTCcaataaaatattgcttaaaaAAAAGACGTGTAATCTTAACTTATTAAAAGACAAACCAATGTCGTTACCAAATTTCTAAATTCAGAACAATATCTACACACAGAAAATTTTCCTTGTGAACTGTGCTTCCACTGACACTTCACTCTGATCTTGTAACAGCCATATATTTTTATTCCTCAGACATTAGAAGGGATAAATACAACAGGCGTTAAAATGACAACGGAAATTAACAATTGttaacaacagaaaacagaaattaaatttAGGGACGCGATTAACAGAAATTCAGATTTACTGTGGTGATAAGTACAGGCTCACATTTGGCGACGGGATAAACTGGCTACAAACACTCACATTTGGTGACACTTTGAACACAGAATAAAGAACATAAACTCACATTTGGTGACCGGCACAGTGATGTAACCTGGTCGTGTCTCATTCCACTCTATGATGAAGTCACCCCCATCCTGCGTACATGTTAATGGCAACGCTATCTCCGTGCAAGACGATATATCTGGACAAAAGGACAAAATTGGTTTGATTGACAGTTTACTCCTTAAGATTAGTGTTAGCGTACTAGTTGCGGTAATCGAAGGTTCCATTTCGGTCATTTTTTCCAGTGCTGGCATGTTTGAGACCTACAAATAGTACAGTGAATGCCTTCTATAAAGTGGATGACAATATGAACTAATATGATATTTTTGGCATGGACCAGATTTGGGATTTGGGACAGCGGGATTAGATATCAGTCCCAACACTTAAACACCCATGGTACATAGGTATTTCTTACACAGCATGGCTCTAAGTTTAACACATTCTTTTGTGACTACATTGGATTTGGCATATGTCCCTGAGATCGCGACGCTATACCAACAAAGTGTTTTGCTACACCTAAGGACGAAAGGATTCCTAGAGCGCTCAATACGACAGGTTTTGTACAGTTGCTTGCATTTGAAATGGTTTGTCATGTGTCCATTGCAGGATGGAACCGATAGTTTTTTTCTTAGTTAGGCAGACGGGTACATAACAAAAGGACAGTAATGTTATGACAAGGTCATTAATGATCTTACTTGTCCACTTCTGTCGGTATGTCTCTGTTACATTGGCCTCCATTTTGTACGTCTCACACCAGTGTTTGATCAGGCTCTTACCCTCCGCCTTATTGGTGCCGTCGGCAGCGTCTTCGGCTATCTCCTTAATGACATCAGAGTCTATCTGAAAAAATAGACAGTTCCATTAGAGTTAGAACCTGTAAAAAAGTTTTCGTTTTTAAGATATTAGGGAGTAATACTGACAAAATCTCCAAGGAACTGTGTTCAGGACGACATAGGCATGTCACAATGGCGAAGACTGTAAGTGATTTTGCAAAAGTACCAGATAAGTAGACACGTACAGTATCTACTCGGCTGAGCTTAAAAATGCCAGAAACAATTAAAGGTATCTACCATTGGTCAAGCATTTAATACAGATAAGCACATTACTTGTGCCCGAATTTCGTCTGTATATTTGTCGGTGAGTGTCACAAGGGCCACATTTGAGTTCTCAAAACCTTTCACGTTGTACGGTTACCTTGATAATGAGTTCCGTGAAAGGTTTGGTGATAACCTTCAAAAACTCTACATTATCAGCTTCTCCGCCTAAATCTATGGTGGACACGATGACAGTGGACAAGTGGAACAGGTAATCTGTGGTGACCTCTATGGGGAGTATGACCAGGACGGTCAGCCAGGCCGCCATGTTATGAACGGACGCTGCGCCGAATGCCCGCCGGAACTGGTTCCTGTCGCCGGACTGCGCCATAGCCACGATGATCCCTGTGATGGCCGTGCCCACGTTAGCTCCCATCACGATCGGTATTGCCAGCTTGACTGGCAGGACTTAGAAACAAACA
Proteins encoded in this window:
- the LOC135465529 gene encoding sodium-dependent phosphate transport protein 2B-like; translated protein: MGDGKVTLNGLYTVANNGQTGELKNNAAYPEKIPETKSSSSQLSDDETSVTIEDKPTLEDEDPWALPELEDNGQKFSELDRNGKIKYVLILIGKIILLIAFLYLFICSLDFLSSSFRLVGGRLAGEALGQSELMQNPIAGLMIGILATVLVQSSSTSTSITVSMVASGILPVKLAIPIVMGANVGTAITGIIVAMAQSGDRNQFRRAFGAASVHNMAAWLTVLVILPIEVTTDYLFHLSTVIVSTIDLGGEADNVEFLKVITKPFTELIIKIDSDVIKEIAEDAADGTNKAEGKSLIKHWCETYKMEANVTETYRQKWTNISSCTEIALPLTCTQDGGDFIIEWNETRPGYITVPVTKCTHLFTDTPLSDIIAGVILLIVSLVLLCGCLIFIVKILHSLLKGKLAKMLKKVVNSDFPGCFRHLTGYAVIVFAAGLTTLLQSSSIFISTLTPLAGIGVVSIERMLPMAFGSKIGTTFTSMLAALASDADGFKPSFQVALCHLFFNFSGIVVFYIVPPMRKIPIKLAMILGDTTATYRWFAVAFVLMTFILLPLLVFALSLAGWYVLAGIGIPCVILLIAVVIMNILQNKVPHKLPKKLRNWDFLPLWLHSLEPYDRIFRKLPNRCRRGWGQPKVEQEIEVELPNAAKTNGVHGVKEQDTSFDNKAYEGTVL